One window of Salegentibacter sp. Hel_I_6 genomic DNA carries:
- a CDS encoding OmpA family protein, whose protein sequence is MKRTIAVTVLAATMLSSCVSKKKYVALEDELDDTQSTLQKTQVEKEEIEEKYARIEERVADYNSKINSLRQENDSKMEMNDLTVMSNNNKDKMRATIAKMDQDKVAGAETLEDSINLAISHNIKNNISEGAEDEDINITVDETVVMINVSDKLLFGTGSYRVSRDAQPLLKKLAEVINSEPAMEVMIEGHTDDRTMVEGSYIQDNWDLSVRRATSIVRLLQDKYDVAPEKLIAAGRSSYQPLVDNTNNDNRAKNRRTRIVIIPNLDKFFAMLESE, encoded by the coding sequence ATGAAAAGAACAATCGCCGTAACTGTTTTAGCTGCAACAATGCTAAGCTCATGTGTTTCTAAGAAAAAATATGTGGCATTAGAGGACGAGTTAGATGATACTCAAAGCACATTGCAAAAAACTCAGGTAGAGAAAGAAGAAATTGAAGAAAAATATGCTCGTATAGAAGAGCGAGTAGCAGACTATAATTCTAAGATCAATTCTTTACGCCAGGAGAACGATAGCAAAATGGAAATGAACGATCTTACCGTAATGTCTAACAATAATAAGGACAAAATGCGGGCTACAATTGCAAAAATGGATCAGGATAAAGTGGCAGGTGCTGAAACTTTAGAAGATTCTATTAACCTCGCAATTTCTCACAATATAAAGAACAATATTTCTGAAGGAGCTGAAGACGAGGACATAAATATTACTGTTGATGAGACTGTAGTAATGATTAATGTTTCAGATAAATTATTATTTGGAACTGGAAGTTACAGAGTTTCCAGAGATGCACAGCCACTATTGAAAAAGCTTGCTGAAGTAATTAACTCTGAGCCAGCAATGGAAGTAATGATTGAAGGTCATACTGACGATCGTACTATGGTTGAAGGTTCATACATCCAGGATAACTGGGATTTAAGTGTAAGAAGAGCAACCTCAATCGTTCGTTTGCTTCAGGATAAGTACGATGTTGCACCAGAGAAACTTATTGCAGCAGGAAGAAGTAGCTACCAGCCTTTAGTAGATAATACTAATAATGATAACCGTGCAAAAAACAGAAGAACCAGAATTGTAATTATTCCAAATCTGGATAAATTTTTCGCTATGCTGGAATCAGAATAA
- a CDS encoding amidohydrolase family protein, translated as MSKDRREFLKKSGLIGLGGFISPFAIFSEEKAIDFQQETFLIKNAEILSMDEEIGDFTSGSLLVESGKISEVGENIDIPQGIEVIDAEGGILIPGLIDCHWHLWTSLLRSMSGDSPDEGYFKMTARFAKLYSPADMELAATYAIAEAVHSGITCISDYNHNARNWEFVKASFDAMAKMGIRGHVSYGTYRDMPEDDPKDFKGIKSLKKLIESDSKYDSISLGLGSRYANYKNISEDWKRARDLGLRVTIHASSNEGQKGQIASLFRKNLLDSDVNIIHGNAITPEEIKFLESTGASLTMTPYSEMRIGYGLPKINELNESTINCCVGIDTTALTGNAHLLDSLKMLQNLGNANAKDEFYINPKEVLKMATINAAKNLGIEKETGSLTPGKSADLVLLKKNDINFSTGNKPYHLLIESALPENIDLVMVKGKILKYDGKLTGINLEKLIEKAGNRFTEMNKEIE; from the coding sequence ATGTCTAAAGATCGGCGGGAATTTCTAAAGAAAAGTGGACTCATAGGTCTGGGCGGTTTTATCAGTCCGTTTGCGATATTTTCAGAAGAGAAAGCTATAGACTTTCAACAGGAAACCTTTCTGATTAAAAATGCCGAAATCTTGAGCATGGATGAAGAAATTGGCGATTTCACTTCCGGTAGTCTTTTGGTAGAAAGTGGAAAAATTTCTGAGGTAGGAGAAAATATTGATATTCCGCAGGGAATAGAGGTCATTGATGCGGAAGGTGGGATTTTAATTCCGGGCCTTATAGATTGCCATTGGCATTTATGGACTTCCCTATTAAGAAGTATGTCTGGCGATAGTCCTGATGAAGGTTATTTTAAAATGACTGCAAGGTTTGCTAAACTTTATTCCCCGGCAGATATGGAACTGGCAGCAACTTATGCTATTGCCGAAGCGGTTCATTCCGGAATAACCTGTATTAGCGATTACAATCATAATGCGAGAAACTGGGAATTTGTAAAAGCCAGTTTTGATGCTATGGCCAAAATGGGTATTCGCGGCCACGTTAGTTACGGTACTTACCGGGATATGCCGGAAGATGATCCTAAAGATTTTAAAGGAATAAAAAGCTTAAAAAAGCTAATTGAATCAGATTCAAAATACGATAGCATAAGTTTAGGTCTTGGTTCTCGCTATGCTAACTACAAGAATATAAGTGAAGACTGGAAACGTGCCCGCGATTTAGGATTGAGAGTTACCATACACGCAAGTTCCAACGAAGGTCAAAAAGGGCAGATAGCCTCACTTTTTAGAAAAAATCTTTTAGACAGTGATGTAAACATTATCCACGGAAATGCCATAACCCCTGAAGAAATTAAATTTCTGGAAAGTACCGGTGCGAGTTTAACCATGACTCCTTATTCTGAAATGCGTATTGGGTATGGATTGCCTAAAATAAATGAACTTAACGAATCTACTATAAATTGTTGTGTAGGAATAGATACAACAGCTTTGACAGGGAACGCGCATTTATTGGATTCCTTGAAAATGCTGCAAAATTTGGGAAATGCTAATGCTAAAGATGAATTCTACATTAATCCAAAAGAGGTTTTAAAGATGGCTACAATTAATGCGGCCAAAAATCTTGGAATAGAAAAAGAAACAGGCTCTCTTACCCCGGGGAAAAGTGCCGATTTGGTTTTGTTAAAGAAGAATGATATTAATTTTTCTACAGGTAATAAACCGTATCATTTATTAATAGAGTCTGCTTTACCAGAAAATATAGACCTGGTCATGGTTAAGGGGAAAATCCTGAAGTACGATGGAAAATTGACAGGAATAAATTTAGAAAAACTTATAGAAAAAGCCGGAAATAGATTCACTGAAATGAATAAAGAAATAGAATAA
- a CDS encoding DoxX family protein codes for MKNTYTTILNLEKTDFGLLLFRLAISGLMLTHGIPKLITFFTSDEIQFADPIGLGMVFSLGFAVFAEFICSILVILGLGTRLAVLPLVATMAVAALIVHWTDGFGRQELPLLYMSGYLLLYFAGAGRYSLDYFLLNKK; via the coding sequence ATGAAGAATACTTACACTACAATTTTAAATCTTGAAAAAACCGATTTCGGATTATTACTTTTTCGGTTAGCTATTTCTGGATTGATGCTAACCCACGGGATTCCTAAACTAATTACCTTCTTTACCAGTGATGAAATTCAATTTGCTGACCCTATAGGACTTGGAATGGTGTTTTCTCTTGGGTTTGCCGTATTCGCGGAATTTATCTGTTCCATTTTAGTGATCCTAGGTTTAGGTACCAGATTAGCCGTGTTACCTTTAGTAGCTACCATGGCTGTTGCAGCACTAATTGTGCATTGGACGGATGGCTTTGGAAGACAGGAATTACCTTTATTATATATGAGTGGATATCTTCTTTTATATTTTGCGGGTGCAGGCAGATACTCACTAGATTACTTTTTATTAAATAAAAAATAA
- a CDS encoding DUF4402 domain-containing protein → MIKKFLFLIFTLFLGINPLFSQASATANFTASAKIIQPIGITTTNNMQFANIDAKNGGAVILTPENTRITNGDLELAEGGNISAATFEVTGQTGFAFGISLPKGSHRLTNGGESMLIQDFTTNYDGSSLAGDGKTIRVGASLIVNPNQEPGDYKTNSDLQVTVNYN, encoded by the coding sequence ATGATAAAAAAATTCCTTTTTCTGATTTTCACTTTATTTTTAGGGATTAATCCGCTTTTTTCCCAGGCATCTGCTACAGCAAACTTTACTGCTTCTGCCAAAATCATTCAGCCAATAGGTATCACCACTACTAATAATATGCAGTTTGCCAATATAGATGCAAAAAATGGAGGCGCTGTAATTTTAACACCGGAAAATACCAGGATTACAAATGGAGACCTGGAGTTAGCCGAAGGAGGAAATATTTCTGCAGCCACTTTTGAGGTTACCGGGCAAACCGGTTTTGCTTTTGGAATTAGCCTACCTAAAGGAAGTCATCGTTTAACCAATGGTGGAGAAAGTATGCTAATCCAGGATTTCACCACTAATTACGACGGCAGTTCGCTTGCCGGAGATGGTAAAACAATTCGTGTGGGTGCCAGCCTAATAGTTAATCCAAACCAGGAGCCAGGGGACTATAAAACAAATAGTGATTTACAGGTTACCGTGAACTACAATTGA
- a CDS encoding DUF4402 domain-containing protein: MKKITFILLTSLISATAFAQVSESTASATANAAADIVSPIAIESSQDLNFGKVANNAAGTVVVDTDSDVSTSTLSQIGSITPTAATFDVTAADGFSYSIALPETVDLSNGTEEITVDNFNHNAEGNTTGSGSAQTVGVGATLNVAANQATGNYTGTFEVTVTYE, from the coding sequence ATGAAAAAAATTACTTTTATCCTACTTACAAGTCTTATTTCAGCAACTGCTTTTGCACAAGTTTCCGAATCTACGGCATCTGCTACAGCTAATGCAGCCGCAGATATTGTTAGTCCAATTGCAATTGAATCTAGCCAAGATTTAAACTTCGGAAAAGTTGCTAATAATGCTGCTGGAACAGTAGTTGTTGACACAGATAGTGATGTTAGTACATCCACTTTATCGCAGATTGGATCTATCACCCCGACAGCGGCAACATTTGATGTAACCGCAGCTGATGGTTTTAGTTATTCAATTGCATTACCAGAAACTGTTGATCTTTCAAACGGAACTGAAGAAATTACAGTAGATAATTTTAATCATAATGCTGAAGGAAATACTACGGGGTCAGGAAGTGCGCAGACTGTCGGTGTAGGAGCTACTTTAAATGTTGCAGCAAATCAAGCAACTGGAAACTACACTGGAACTTTTGAGGTAACTGTCACTTACGAATAG
- a CDS encoding DUF4402 domain-containing protein — MRNYLFIIFFSLIGFSALAQNSASATVNSRATVIDPIQIDKTVDLDFGNIISAYNPGQVILSPDGSRVAYGVQVSNAIPGTVNPAEAIVTHGNNNYSITLPDQFTLYNQENPNQVLIIDRFTVQPQQGNITDIIKIGGTLNLEANQTSGFYTNSSGFNVTVSYN, encoded by the coding sequence ATGAGAAATTATCTTTTCATTATATTTTTTAGCTTGATCGGGTTTAGTGCTTTGGCGCAAAATTCGGCCTCGGCTACCGTAAATAGCAGGGCTACGGTAATAGATCCCATCCAAATTGATAAAACGGTAGACTTAGATTTTGGCAATATTATTAGTGCCTACAATCCGGGTCAGGTAATTTTATCGCCAGATGGCTCCAGGGTTGCGTACGGGGTGCAAGTCTCCAATGCTATTCCCGGGACGGTAAATCCGGCAGAAGCCATAGTTACTCACGGGAATAATAATTATTCTATTACCTTACCAGACCAATTCACTTTATATAACCAGGAGAATCCTAACCAGGTTTTAATAATAGATCGTTTTACCGTACAACCACAGCAAGGGAATATTACCGATATTATAAAGATAGGGGGAACATTAAATCTTGAAGCTAATCAGACTTCCGGATTTTATACAAATTCCTCTGGTTTTAATGTGACCGTTTCTTATAATTAA
- a CDS encoding molecular chaperone: MIKKLLSPLLLFFIFIFSGLSTYAQGDLMIMPKRLVFDGSERSQEINLANTGSDTAVYAISFVNYKMTEKGNFEQVDEPENGQRFAENFLRYFPRRVALAPNEAQTIRVQLTRTGNLEQGEYRSHMYFRAVEEQTALGAEETEESEGISINIKTVFGISIPIIVREGESTTNIDLTDLSLNTAGENPKLSLVINRSGNMSVYGNLKATHIAKNGTETEIGMVKGVSVYTPNSKRSFSFELRNASQVDLSQGKLKLQYSEDKGETLATKEIDL, encoded by the coding sequence ATGATAAAAAAACTACTTAGCCCCCTACTCCTATTTTTCATTTTTATTTTCTCAGGACTTTCAACTTACGCACAGGGTGATCTTATGATTATGCCCAAACGTTTGGTATTTGACGGTTCTGAACGTTCTCAGGAAATAAATCTCGCCAATACCGGTAGCGATACTGCCGTTTATGCAATTTCTTTTGTGAACTACAAAATGACTGAAAAAGGGAATTTTGAACAGGTAGATGAACCTGAAAATGGACAGCGTTTTGCAGAAAATTTCCTAAGATATTTCCCAAGAAGGGTTGCTTTGGCTCCTAATGAAGCTCAAACTATTCGTGTTCAATTAACAAGAACCGGGAACCTGGAACAGGGTGAATATCGCTCGCATATGTATTTTCGCGCTGTAGAAGAGCAAACTGCTCTTGGCGCCGAAGAGACTGAAGAAAGCGAAGGAATTTCTATTAATATTAAAACAGTATTCGGGATAAGTATTCCAATAATTGTTCGCGAAGGAGAATCTACTACTAACATTGATCTAACCGATTTATCCTTAAATACCGCAGGTGAGAATCCAAAGCTATCCTTAGTGATTAATCGCTCTGGAAACATGTCGGTTTACGGAAATTTAAAAGCTACTCATATTGCCAAAAACGGCACCGAAACCGAGATTGGAATGGTAAAAGGAGTTTCAGTCTATACCCCAAATTCAAAAAGAAGTTTCAGCTTTGAGCTTAGAAATGCCTCTCAAGTAGATTTGAGCCAGGGAAAACTTAAGCTCCAATATTCTGAAGATAAAGGAGAAACTTTGGCTACCAAAGAAATCGATCTTTAA
- a CDS encoding DUF4402 domain-containing protein: MLFIFSTVEISAQENPPIPIEVEVRTSRNLNFGSFTAGNSGGNVTVSFDDQRTVDGDIFELNFGQPVSAALFDVYANPGTIIQIEDMGSYPLINQDTGLEIRLLINSFSTGQRTFVTQAPNSQTPNEVFVGGTLQIPSDNSGNLPGNYLGTFTLNFIHQ; encoded by the coding sequence TTGTTATTTATATTTTCGACAGTAGAAATTAGCGCTCAGGAGAATCCTCCTATCCCAATAGAAGTTGAAGTTAGAACCTCCAGAAACCTTAATTTTGGCTCGTTTACTGCTGGAAACAGTGGTGGAAATGTTACGGTAAGTTTTGATGACCAACGAACCGTAGATGGTGATATTTTTGAATTGAATTTTGGCCAACCTGTATCTGCAGCACTATTTGATGTTTACGCAAATCCCGGTACAATTATTCAAATTGAAGATATGGGTTCATATCCATTAATAAATCAGGATACTGGTCTGGAAATTCGACTGCTGATTAACAGTTTTAGTACTGGGCAGCGCACCTTCGTAACCCAGGCGCCCAATTCACAAACCCCTAATGAAGTTTTTGTTGGCGGAACATTACAAATTCCTTCAGATAATTCTGGAAATCTTCCAGGCAACTATCTTGGTACCTTTACCCTTAATTTTATTCATCAATAG
- a CDS encoding carboxypeptidase-like regulatory domain-containing protein: protein MQTLLRFFSMEINIKLFPVIIVMLISLQGMAQEDFPEYDELSVEMNVPDLGTIEIPIAIKGQDAFIPVKELFDYLKIKNEETTNGIAGFIINPDSTYQINPSENRIIYKNEEFPLSEEQYIQTPLNLYLKSNLFGEIFGLNTNFSFRSLSVTMKTEKDLPVIKEMRLKKVRENLNRVRGIVEPDTSLARSYPFFKGGALDWGVVTTQQSEFENDNRLSLGLGTIFLGGETNLMLNYSTRVPFDSRNQFYQWRYVNNESRLFKQVTAGRIFTRATSSLFAPVSGVQVSNSPFQNRRSFGTYLLNDYTEPRWTVELYVNNILVEFTQADASGFYTFEVPLMYGNTAVSLRFYGPYGEERIEQRVINIPYNFVPKNELEYTLSAGIVENEDLDRFSRLNFNYGLSNSITIGGGAEYFTGVLDQEVMPFVNSSIRFASNFLFTGEYMHGVKGEGILSYRTPGNIQVDLNYIKYDEDQTAINFNYLEERKVSFSAPIRSKNFSMFSRFSVNQIIMPTTEFTTAQLLLSGAIMGISTNLTTYGIYNDRVKQPTIYTSLSQNYRLPNKFLFSPQVQYDFSRNQFNNIILEVERPIFENGFLNVAYENNMLRNAHIFEVGLRYAFNFAQTSVTSRIGNRNNSFVQSARGSLLLDDNTGYIMANNRTAMSRAALSIIPFLDYNSNGKRDPMEPSIAGLELKNTSGRLSYNEDQTVLRITELQPYIDIILEVDPNSLDNIAWKVRNEKIKVHTVPNQFQEIEVPIEVLGEVAGMVYFKEGNSLRGQGRITVNILDKNGNLVKEILTEGDGYFTYLGLKPGEYTAEIDPVQMQKLGYTSSKSIEFEIQVDEYGDIVDTLEFTIEAD from the coding sequence ATGCAAACCCTACTTCGCTTTTTTTCTATGGAGATTAATATAAAGCTATTTCCGGTAATTATAGTGATGCTCATTTCTCTTCAAGGAATGGCCCAGGAAGATTTTCCAGAATACGATGAATTAAGCGTAGAAATGAATGTGCCCGACCTTGGAACTATAGAAATCCCAATTGCTATAAAAGGTCAGGATGCTTTTATTCCAGTAAAAGAACTTTTCGATTATTTAAAGATAAAAAACGAAGAAACTACAAATGGAATAGCAGGTTTTATTATTAACCCCGATTCTACATACCAGATAAATCCTTCTGAAAACAGGATAATTTATAAAAATGAAGAATTTCCACTTTCTGAAGAGCAATACATACAAACCCCACTCAATCTTTATCTAAAATCGAATCTCTTTGGAGAAATCTTCGGTCTAAATACTAATTTTTCCTTTAGAAGTCTCTCGGTAACCATGAAAACTGAGAAAGATCTCCCTGTTATAAAGGAAATGCGACTTAAAAAAGTGAGGGAAAACCTGAATCGTGTAAGAGGTATTGTAGAGCCTGACACTAGCCTTGCCAGAAGTTATCCTTTTTTTAAAGGCGGTGCGTTAGATTGGGGCGTAGTCACCACACAACAAAGTGAATTCGAAAATGACAACCGCTTATCTTTAGGCCTTGGTACGATTTTTCTTGGAGGCGAAACCAATTTAATGCTAAATTACTCCACTCGGGTTCCCTTCGATTCCCGAAACCAGTTTTATCAATGGCGCTATGTAAATAATGAAAGCCGATTGTTTAAACAGGTTACCGCCGGTAGAATTTTCACGAGAGCCACTTCTTCCCTATTTGCCCCTGTAAGTGGTGTACAGGTAAGTAACAGTCCGTTTCAAAATCGAAGATCTTTTGGTACTTATTTGCTTAATGATTATACCGAACCCCGTTGGACGGTAGAGTTATACGTAAATAATATTTTAGTTGAATTTACCCAGGCTGATGCTTCAGGTTTTTACACTTTTGAGGTGCCGCTTATGTATGGTAATACAGCTGTAAGTTTAAGATTTTATGGTCCTTACGGCGAAGAACGTATAGAACAGCGGGTGATAAATATTCCCTACAATTTTGTTCCAAAAAATGAATTGGAATACACCCTTAGCGCGGGAATTGTAGAAAATGAAGATCTGGACCGCTTTTCACGCTTAAATTTTAACTACGGACTCAGCAATTCTATTACTATTGGGGGTGGTGCCGAGTATTTTACCGGGGTTTTAGACCAGGAAGTTATGCCATTTGTAAATTCCTCTATTCGTTTTGCTTCAAATTTTCTCTTTACGGGAGAATATATGCACGGGGTTAAAGGAGAAGGAATATTGAGTTATCGCACCCCAGGAAATATCCAGGTAGATCTTAATTATATAAAATACGATGAAGATCAAACCGCCATCAATTTTAATTATTTAGAGGAAAGAAAAGTGAGTTTTTCTGCACCAATTCGGTCTAAGAATTTCTCTATGTTCAGCAGGTTTAGTGTGAACCAGATCATTATGCCAACTACCGAATTTACTACTGCGCAATTATTACTTTCAGGGGCAATTATGGGCATTAGCACTAACCTAACTACTTATGGAATTTATAATGATAGGGTAAAACAGCCCACAATTTATACCTCGCTTTCTCAGAATTACCGACTTCCGAATAAATTTTTATTTTCTCCCCAGGTACAATATGATTTCAGCCGAAATCAATTCAATAACATTATCCTGGAAGTAGAACGCCCGATTTTTGAAAACGGATTTCTAAATGTCGCCTATGAAAATAATATGCTTAGAAATGCCCACATTTTTGAAGTTGGTCTAAGATATGCCTTCAATTTTGCGCAAACCTCGGTAACCTCTAGAATTGGAAACAGAAATAATTCCTTTGTACAATCTGCTCGTGGTAGTTTGTTGTTAGACGATAATACCGGCTATATTATGGCAAATAACCGTACTGCAATGTCCAGAGCTGCGCTAAGCATAATTCCATTTCTTGACTACAATTCCAATGGCAAAAGGGATCCTATGGAACCTAGTATAGCCGGCCTGGAACTAAAAAATACTTCTGGAAGGCTTTCTTATAACGAGGATCAAACGGTATTAAGAATTACCGAACTTCAGCCTTATATAGACATTATTCTTGAGGTTGATCCAAACAGCCTGGATAATATTGCCTGGAAAGTAAGGAACGAAAAGATAAAAGTGCACACGGTTCCTAATCAATTTCAGGAAATTGAAGTACCGATAGAGGTTTTAGGCGAAGTTGCAGGAATGGTCTATTTTAAAGAAGGAAACAGTCTTCGTGGCCAGGGTAGAATTACAGTAAATATTCTAGATAAAAATGGAAACCTTGTAAAAGAAATTTTAACCGAAGGAGATGGCTACTTTACTTATTTAGGATTAAAACCAGGCGAATATACTGCTGAGATAGACCCGGTGCAAATGCAGAAATTAGGTTATACATCCAGCAAATCAATCGAGTTTGAAATTCAGGTAGATGAATACGGCGATATTGTTGATACGCTAGAATTTACTATTGAAGCCGATTAA
- a CDS encoding GntP family permease, producing MDLQLLFAVFAGIALLLFLILKLKIQAFLSLLIVCIALGILAGMPATEILDTMKDGMGSTLGFVATVVGLGALFGGVLEQSGGAQRLASFLLKKTGDKKAPWAMMVTGFAVAIPVFFDVAFIILVPVTYALSKRTGKSLLLYALPLLAGLAITHAFIPPTPGPIAVADILGADLGWVIVFGFLAGIPAAIISGPIFARYISKRIQIEPKTFTEEIDYDEEKAPSPGLIISIILIPIFLIVANTLVQSPLFDSISISSEILYTIELIGHPFSALIIANLVAWYFLGVRRGMQKEFLLKVATKSFQAAGIIILLTGAGGAFKQILINTGAGEMIADSLNHAWFNPLMFGFIVAALVRVLQGSSTVAMITAAGITAPTLTSGDYSMAQTSLIVIAIASGASILSHVNDSGFWLVGQYLGLTEKQTFRTWSMMTTIIAIVGLLVSLLLWFLI from the coding sequence ATGGATTTACAATTACTCTTTGCCGTTTTCGCAGGAATTGCCCTTTTACTTTTCCTTATTCTAAAACTCAAAATTCAGGCTTTTTTATCGCTGTTAATTGTTTGTATTGCCCTAGGAATTCTCGCGGGAATGCCTGCAACTGAAATTCTGGATACCATGAAAGATGGCATGGGCAGTACCTTGGGATTTGTGGCAACGGTAGTAGGTTTAGGAGCTTTATTTGGCGGAGTTTTAGAACAATCTGGCGGGGCGCAACGTCTGGCATCTTTTTTATTGAAAAAAACAGGAGACAAAAAAGCACCGTGGGCCATGATGGTAACCGGTTTTGCCGTAGCGATTCCTGTATTTTTTGATGTGGCCTTTATAATTTTAGTTCCGGTAACTTATGCGTTGAGCAAACGTACCGGAAAATCCCTGTTGCTTTATGCTTTGCCGCTGCTTGCTGGCTTAGCGATAACTCATGCCTTTATTCCGCCAACTCCAGGTCCTATTGCAGTGGCCGATATTTTGGGTGCAGATCTAGGTTGGGTAATTGTTTTCGGTTTTTTAGCAGGAATTCCTGCAGCAATAATCAGCGGACCAATTTTCGCGCGATATATCTCTAAAAGAATCCAGATTGAACCTAAGACTTTTACCGAAGAAATAGACTATGATGAAGAAAAAGCGCCCTCACCGGGACTGATTATTTCTATTATTCTAATTCCTATTTTTCTTATTGTAGCCAATACTTTAGTGCAAAGTCCTTTGTTTGATAGTATTTCAATTTCTTCGGAAATTTTATACACCATAGAATTAATTGGTCATCCTTTTTCGGCTTTAATAATTGCCAATCTTGTTGCCTGGTATTTTTTGGGAGTAAGACGGGGAATGCAAAAAGAATTTTTACTGAAAGTGGCTACAAAGTCATTCCAGGCAGCGGGAATAATTATTTTACTAACCGGTGCCGGTGGAGCTTTTAAACAAATACTTATCAATACCGGGGCAGGAGAAATGATTGCCGATTCCCTGAACCATGCGTGGTTTAATCCTTTAATGTTCGGATTTATCGTGGCCGCCCTGGTAAGAGTTTTACAAGGTTCTTCTACGGTTGCGATGATCACTGCCGCAGGGATTACCGCCCCAACTTTAACCAGTGGAGATTATTCTATGGCGCAAACTTCACTTATAGTGATTGCGATTGCCTCGGGAGCTTCAATTTTATCTCACGTTAACGATAGCGGGTTTTGGCTGGTAGGTCAATATTTGGGATTAACCGAGAAACAAACTTTTAGAACCTGGTCTATGATGACAACCATCATCGCAATTGTTGGTTTGCTGGTTTCTTTATTATTATGGTTTTTGATTTGA